One genomic region from Magallana gigas chromosome 3, xbMagGiga1.1, whole genome shotgun sequence encodes:
- the LOC136273884 gene encoding histone H1-delta-like, with the protein MADTATTTPAKKKVTKPKVPAAHPKYVDMIRAALESLKERGGSSRQAILKYIMANYKVGNDVNSINAHLKMALKNGVKKGALKQAKGTGASGSFKLGDKPKTEKKPKAKKVAKPKAAKPKKAAAAKPKKVAGEKKTAEKKKKSPKKAAGPKKVKTPKKKAATKSPKKAAAKPKKVKTPKKSAAKKAKTPKKAAAKK; encoded by the coding sequence ATGGCAGATACAGCAACCACAACCCCAGCCAAGAAGAAGGTTACAAAGCCTAAGGTGCCAGCAGCGCACCCCAAGTACGTTGACATGATCAGGGCCGCCCTGGAATCTTTGAAAGAGCGTGGCGGATCTTCCAGACAAGCCATTCTAAAGTACATAATGGCCAACTACAAAGTCGGCAACGACGTCAACTCCATCAACGCCCACTTGAAAATGGCTCTGAAGAACGGAGTGAAGAAAGGTGCTCTGAAACAAGCCAAGGGCACAGGCGCCAGTGGCTCCTTCAAGCTTGGTGACAAGCCCAAGACTGAGAAGAAGCCAAAGGCCAAGAAAGTTGCCAAGCCTAAGGCAGCAAAACCCAAGAAGGCCGCAGCAGCAAAACCAAAGAAGGTAGCCGGAGAGAAAAAGACTGcagagaagaagaagaagtccCCCAAGAAAGCAGCCGGACCGAAGAAGGTTAAGACTCCAAAGAAGAAGGCAGCAACTAAATCCCCAAAGAAGGCAGCAGCCAAGCCAAAGAAGGTCAAGACACCTAAGAAGTCAGCTGCAAAGAAAGCCAAGACTCCCAAGAAGGCAGCAGCAAAGAAATAA
- the LOC136273896 gene encoding histone H3, whose amino-acid sequence MARTKQTARKSTGGKAPRKQLATKAARKSAPATGGVKKPHRYRPGTVALREIRRYQKSTELLIRKLPFQRLVREIAQDFKTDLRFQSSAVMALQEASEAYLVGLFEDTNLCAIHAKRVTIMPKDIQLARRIRGERA is encoded by the coding sequence ATGGCTCGTACAAAGCAGACTGCAAGAAAATCTACCGGAGGAAAGGCTCCACGTAAACAACTGGCTACCAAGGCCGCCCGTAAGAGCGCCCCAGCCACTGGTGGAGTCAAGAAACCCCACAGATACAGGCCCGGAACCGTCGCTCTCCGTGAGATCAGGAGATACCAGAAAAGCACAGAGTTGCTCATCAGGAAATTGCCCTTCCAGCGTCTGGTCCGTGAGATTGCTCAGGACTTCAAGACTGATCTGCGATTCCAGAGCTCCGCCGTCATGGCTCTCCAGGAAGCCAGCGAAGCTTACCTTGTTGGACTCTTTGAGGACACCAACTTGTGCGCTATCCACGCCAAGAGAGTCACCATCATGCCCAAAGACATCCAGCTTGCCAGACGTATCCGTGGCGAGAGAGCTTAA
- the LOC136273917 gene encoding histone H4, producing MSGRGKGGKGLGKGGAKRHRKVLRDNIQGITKPAIRRLARRGGVKRISGLIYEETRGVLKVFLENVIRDAVTYTEHAKRKTVTAMDVVYALKRQGRTLYGFGG from the coding sequence ATGTCTGGACGTGGTAAAGGAGGAAAAGGACTTGGAAAGGGGGGCGCCAAGCGTCACAGGAAAGTCTTGAGAGATAACATCCAGGGTATCACCAAGCCCGCCATCCGTCGTCTTGCACGCAGAGGTGGAGTCAAACGTATCTCCGGACTCATCTACGAGGAGACCCGTGGTGTCCTGAAGGTGTTCCTTGAGAACGTCATCCGTGACGCTGTCACATACACAGAGCACGCCAAGAGGAAGACCGTCACAGCCATGGACGTTGTCTACGCTCTGAAGAGACAGGGACGTACCCTCTACGGATTCGGTGGTTAG
- the LOC136273891 gene encoding histone H2B, which yields MPPKVGSKGAKKAATKAKAQRTGDKKKRRRRRESYAIYIYKVLKQVHPDTGVSSKAMSIMNSFVNDIFERIAAEASRLAHYNKRSTITSREIQTAVRLLLPGELAKHAVSEGTKAVTKYTSSK from the coding sequence ATGCCACCCAAAGTCGGATCTAAAGGAGCTAAGAAAGCCGCCACCAAGGCCAAGGCCCAGAGAACTGGGGACAAGAAAAAGCGCAGGAGGAGGAGGGAATCCTACGCTATCTACATCTACAAAGTCCTGAAGCAGGTGCACCCTGACACTGGAGTTTCCAGCAAGGCCATGAGCATCATGAATTCTTTCGTCAATGACATCTTCGAGAGAATCGCCGCCGAGGCTTCCCGCCTGGCCCACTACAACAAACGCTCAACCATCACCAGCAGAGAAATCCAGACTGCAGTCCGTCTTCTCCTGCCCGGTGAATTGGCCAAGCACGCTGTCTCTGAAGGCACCAAGGCTGTCACCAAGTACACCAGCAGCAAGTAA
- the LOC136273910 gene encoding histone H2A, translated as MSGRGKGGKVKGKAKSRSSRAGLQFPVGRIHRLLRKGNYAERVGAGAPVYLAAVLEYLAAEVLELAGNAARDNKKTRIIPRHLQLAIRNDEELNKLLSGVTIAQGGVLPNIQAVLLPKKTQKPAAK; from the coding sequence ATGTCTGGACGTGGTAAAGGAGGTAAAGTGAAGGGAAAGGCAAAGAGCCGATCATCCCGTGCCGGACTTCAGTTCCCCGTGGGTCGTATCCACCGTCTGCTGAGGAAGGGCAACTACGCCGAGAGAGTCGGAGCCGGTGCCCCTGTGTACCTGGCCGCCGTTCTTGAGTACTTGGCCGCTGAAGTGTTGGAGTTGGCAGGCAACGCAGCCCGTGACAACAAAAAGACCAGAATCATCCCCCGTCACCTGCAGCTGGCCATCCGCAACGACGAGGAGTTGAACAAACTTCTGTCCGGCGTGACCATCGCCCAGGGTGGTGTTCTGCCCAACATCCAGGCCGTGCTCCTCCCCAAGAAGACCCAGAAGCCCGCCGCCAAGTAA